In Nitrobacteraceae bacterium AZCC 1564, the following proteins share a genomic window:
- a CDS encoding hypothetical protein (product_source=Hypo-rule applied), translating to MFEFGEDLLDRIEIWAVGRQEEQMGSGGADGIARRFAFVTAEIVEDDEFALAKVGASTCSTYRVNSSPLMGASTAR from the coding sequence GTGTTTGAGTTTGGCGAAGACCTGCTCGATCGGATTGAGATCTGGGCTGTAGGGCGGCAGGAAGAGCAGATGGGCTCCGGTGGTGCGGATGGCATTGCGCGCCGATTTGCCTTTGTGACTGCCGAGATTGTCGAGGATGACGAGTTCGCCCTTGCCAAGGTAGGCGCCAGCACCTGTTCAACATACAGGGTGAACAGCTCGCCATTGATGGGGGCGTCCACGGCGCGCTGA
- a CDS encoding DNA-binding HxlR family transcriptional regulator (product_source=COG1733; cath_funfam=1.10.10.10; cog=COG1733; pfam=PF01638; smart=SM00346; superfamily=46785), translated as MEGAPGPNGGVRPDRYPPQGYVRHSAESATIDILADTWTYLIIREAFFGACRFAEFQRKLAIPRATLSKRLERLQKNGILKRIGKPGQHKQYRLTDRGRDVYPITLGMMWFGDKWMCDGTPPLALFHKTCRSWFSARVVWRETGEAVQARDIRIRIPKDYWIPRPKTAQRHRRSTWDGSVQGRRPCSVERMLSIVGDRWTFLVLQELFHGNHRFDDFINALLIAPSVLSGRLLNLQRAGFIEKNEELGGYNLTETGLDSYGPMILMKVWGEKWVVRGGRSNFDFVHPSGKVVTPVAVCSSCNNLLSARDVSYVCNYVVPD; from the coding sequence ATGGAAGGCGCTCCCGGCCCCAACGGGGGTGTGCGTCCTGACCGTTACCCTCCTCAGGGTTACGTCAGACATTCGGCGGAATCGGCGACCATCGATATCCTTGCGGATACTTGGACTTACTTGATCATTCGGGAGGCGTTTTTCGGCGCATGCCGATTCGCTGAATTCCAACGCAAACTGGCTATTCCTCGCGCCACCCTGAGCAAAAGACTTGAACGGCTACAGAAGAACGGAATCCTGAAGCGGATCGGCAAGCCGGGCCAGCACAAACAATATCGGCTTACCGATCGTGGACGGGACGTTTACCCCATAACGCTTGGAATGATGTGGTTCGGGGACAAGTGGATGTGCGACGGCACACCTCCGCTCGCGCTGTTCCACAAGACTTGTAGATCCTGGTTTTCGGCTAGGGTCGTTTGGCGAGAGACGGGTGAGGCCGTCCAAGCACGCGACATACGTATTCGCATTCCGAAGGACTACTGGATTCCACGTCCCAAGACCGCCCAGCGGCACAGGAGATCTACCTGGGACGGGTCGGTACAGGGTCGACGTCCTTGCTCAGTGGAACGGATGTTGTCGATTGTCGGTGACAGATGGACCTTCCTTGTTCTTCAGGAGCTCTTTCACGGCAATCACCGCTTCGACGATTTCATCAATGCCCTTTTGATTGCTCCGAGCGTGTTGTCCGGGCGACTTCTCAACCTGCAACGAGCCGGCTTCATCGAAAAGAACGAAGAACTCGGCGGCTATAACCTGACTGAGACGGGGCTGGACAGCTACGGGCCAATGATACTCATGAAAGTATGGGGGGAGAAATGGGTCGTCCGCGGCGGACGTAGCAACTTCGACTTCGTCCATCCTTCGGGTAAGGTCGTTACGCCAGTCGCGGTCTGCTCAAGTTGCAACAATTTGCTATCCGCCCGCGACGTTTCCTACGTCTGTAACTATGTCGTGCCCGACTAG
- a CDS encoding indolepyruvate ferredoxin oxidoreductase beta subunit (product_source=KO:K00180; cath_funfam=3.40.920.10; cog=COG1014; ko=KO:K00180; pfam=PF01558): MTMGSSKTRSILIAALGGEGGGVLSDWTIEAIRSAGFLVQGTSIPGVAQRTGATTYYIEYLPVPKEELGQARPVFALTPIPGRVDVMMASELLEAARAAEGGYISPDRTTLIASNHRVYATTEKISMLDGRFDSQAALNAIHAAAKRPLVFDMQSAALEAGTVINAVILGTLAGSNALGIAPELFEAAIKKSGKSVAASLKGYRYGFEAARGTLPASPAPAASAATASQLVDAEFPVETRHVVGTGYRRCLDYQDKAYADLYLRRVRDVLSTDREVRGADQGWKLTLEAARLLALRMTYEDVIRVADLKTRADRFAIVRRETRVKAGEGLRIVEYLKPGPEEICALLPPKVSDAFLGWLRKRGLEHRFHVGLHVRSDTISGFLLMRLLARARVLRRRSWRFAQEEALTTRWLTAVKDAALLDYAFGIEVAECADLVKGYSGTYRRGVRSFDLIFDKLVDPAIRQVKSATTAVRGARAAANADPEGDALDNFLLGARS, encoded by the coding sequence ATGACCATGGGATCTTCCAAGACGCGCTCCATCTTGATTGCTGCTCTCGGCGGTGAAGGAGGTGGCGTTCTATCGGACTGGACCATCGAAGCCATTCGCAGCGCGGGCTTCCTCGTCCAGGGAACGTCGATTCCGGGTGTCGCTCAGCGCACAGGTGCAACAACTTACTACATCGAGTACCTGCCGGTCCCAAAGGAAGAACTTGGGCAAGCCCGTCCTGTCTTCGCTCTTACCCCCATTCCGGGGCGTGTGGATGTAATGATGGCGTCCGAGCTACTCGAAGCAGCTCGGGCAGCAGAGGGAGGCTATATCTCGCCCGACAGGACGACTCTGATCGCATCCAATCACCGAGTTTATGCGACGACCGAAAAAATTTCTATGCTCGACGGACGGTTCGACTCCCAGGCGGCGTTGAACGCGATCCATGCGGCCGCCAAGCGACCTCTCGTGTTTGACATGCAGAGCGCAGCGCTCGAAGCCGGAACAGTCATCAACGCGGTGATCCTCGGCACCCTCGCGGGCTCGAACGCCCTCGGCATCGCCCCCGAGCTGTTCGAAGCCGCCATCAAGAAATCCGGAAAATCGGTTGCGGCAAGCCTCAAGGGATATCGCTATGGCTTCGAAGCCGCGAGAGGAACTCTTCCCGCCTCTCCGGCGCCGGCCGCGTCAGCAGCGACTGCATCTCAGCTTGTCGACGCCGAATTTCCCGTGGAAACACGACATGTCGTCGGAACCGGGTACAGGCGATGCCTCGATTATCAGGACAAGGCCTACGCTGATCTATATCTGCGGCGGGTGCGCGATGTGCTTTCGACGGACCGTGAGGTCCGCGGAGCCGATCAGGGTTGGAAGCTCACGCTGGAAGCAGCGCGGCTTCTAGCGCTCCGCATGACGTACGAGGACGTCATCAGGGTCGCCGATCTGAAGACTCGCGCGGATCGGTTTGCGATTGTGCGCCGTGAAACACGCGTGAAGGCGGGCGAAGGTCTGCGGATCGTCGAATATCTCAAGCCTGGTCCTGAAGAGATTTGCGCGCTGCTCCCCCCCAAGGTCAGCGATGCGTTTCTCGGTTGGCTCAGAAAGCGCGGACTCGAGCATCGTTTCCACGTCGGACTTCACGTAAGAAGCGACACCATATCCGGCTTTTTGCTAATGCGGCTGCTTGCGCGCGCCCGAGTGCTTCGTCGTCGTTCCTGGCGGTTCGCGCAGGAGGAGGCGCTCACAACACGCTGGTTGACGGCAGTCAAGGATGCCGCCCTATTGGACTACGCCTTCGGTATCGAGGTCGCCGAATGCGCAGACCTCGTGAAAGGATACAGCGGCACGTATCGACGGGGCGTACGCAGCTTCGATCTGATCTTCGACAAGCTTGTAGATCCCGCAATACGCCAGGTGAAATCAGCGACGACCGCCGTACGCGGCGCCCGCGCCGCTGCGAACGCAGACCCCGAGGGGGATGCGTTGGATAATTTCCTGCTGGGAGCAAGATCATAG
- a CDS encoding aminocarboxymuconate-semialdehyde decarboxylase (product_source=KO:K03392; cath_funfam=3.20.20.140; cog=COG2159; ko=KO:K03392; pfam=PF04909; superfamily=51556), with the protein MIDRKNRYGLTAARIHDADGSARRPSSATIDVHSHIFVPEAAKVAQPHLDISRISLAHFADDATKAINAGQEKDINEVMTTIDRRLRDLDRMGIDIQVVAPAPGQCYYHLPPKIAEQAHRIANDGVAEFCARKPDRFLGIGGVTLQEPELAVRELDYVMTHLKLKGVQILTNVDGKELSDPAYRPFFVRAEQLGAFIMLHPNGFTHGERLTHFYFNNVVGNPLETTLALHNLIFSGTLARFPDLKLMAVHGGGYLPSYSGRIDHAWGARQDSHGDLPLPPTTYLRQVYLDTVVFSYHQLAYLLDVFGPDRILMGTDYPYDMAEYNPIGHIAGVNGMDETTLAQLAGGNASRLLQLDL; encoded by the coding sequence ATGATCGACCGCAAGAATCGTTATGGCCTCACGGCTGCCCGCATCCATGATGCCGATGGCAGTGCTCGCCGCCCCTCATCGGCGACCATCGATGTTCACTCGCATATCTTTGTGCCGGAAGCCGCCAAAGTCGCGCAGCCACATCTCGATATCAGTCGCATCTCGCTGGCCCATTTCGCCGACGATGCCACCAAGGCGATCAACGCGGGTCAGGAAAAAGACATCAACGAGGTGATGACCACGATTGATCGGCGGTTGCGCGATCTCGACAGGATGGGAATCGATATCCAGGTGGTCGCGCCTGCGCCTGGCCAGTGCTACTATCATCTCCCTCCAAAAATCGCGGAACAGGCGCATCGGATCGCCAATGACGGTGTTGCGGAATTTTGCGCCCGCAAGCCGGACAGGTTTCTCGGCATCGGAGGCGTCACACTGCAGGAGCCTGAGTTGGCCGTGCGCGAACTCGACTATGTGATGACCCATCTGAAGCTGAAGGGCGTCCAGATCCTCACCAATGTCGACGGCAAGGAGTTGTCAGACCCCGCTTACAGGCCGTTCTTCGTCAGGGCCGAACAGCTCGGCGCGTTCATCATGCTGCATCCCAACGGCTTCACCCACGGCGAGCGCCTGACTCACTTCTATTTCAACAATGTGGTCGGCAATCCGCTTGAGACCACGCTGGCGCTTCACAATCTGATATTCAGCGGAACGTTGGCGAGATTTCCGGATCTCAAGCTCATGGCCGTACATGGCGGCGGTTATCTGCCGTCCTATTCCGGGCGCATCGATCATGCCTGGGGTGCGAGACAGGATTCGCACGGTGATTTGCCATTGCCGCCGACGACCTATCTACGTCAGGTTTATCTCGACACTGTCGTCTTCAGCTATCACCAACTGGCGTATCTGCTCGACGTGTTCGGTCCCGACCGGATCCTGATGGGAACCGATTATCCCTATGACATGGCCGAATACAATCCAATCGGGCACATCGCGGGTGTCAACGGCATGGACGAGACGACGCTGGCGCAACTGGCCGGGGGCAATGCGAGTCGGCTGCTGCAACTCGATTTGTAG
- a CDS encoding sugar phosphate isomerase/epimerase (product_source=COG1082; cath_funfam=3.20.20.150; cog=COG1082; pfam=PF01261; superfamily=51658) encodes MSAPTISKTQDMFPYKNSTLLDAIRTRVPLVVLHALQKAVSRSIPSPLLKCRNLPSSETNLASPNREIVDASVRAYLSVLDVASELDAPWLTINSGCKHMLLPPDDRLVHIFRASLERLVRTAERRGVRLLLENIPGTLLGDAPAAKQFLDAEDYGAIDVLYGVTNAAALGERPADGIRLPADRIRLVHLSDAPAGQWRHDPVGTGAIDFAEIHGALGDIGYKNGVVLEAISDDTLNDLVASRQRLAEFGWKFGAG; translated from the coding sequence ATGAGTGCGCCAACTATCTCAAAAACTCAGGATATGTTTCCGTATAAAAACAGCACGCTCTTAGATGCTATTAGAACGCGCGTGCCGCTCGTGGTGCTTCACGCGCTGCAGAAGGCAGTTTCACGATCAATCCCTTCGCCGCTGCTCAAATGCCGAAACCTGCCAAGCAGCGAAACCAACCTCGCCAGCCCTAACAGGGAAATCGTCGACGCCTCCGTCCGCGCCTACCTCAGCGTCCTCGACGTGGCGTCCGAACTTGACGCACCCTGGCTCACGATCAATTCCGGCTGCAAGCACATGCTGCTGCCGCCAGACGACCGGTTAGTGCACATCTTCCGCGCGAGCCTGGAGCGCCTCGTACGCACCGCCGAGCGGCGCGGCGTGCGCCTCCTTCTCGAGAATATTCCTGGGACGCTGCTGGGCGATGCCCCAGCCGCGAAGCAGTTCCTCGACGCGGAGGATTACGGTGCCATCGATGTCCTCTATGGCGTGACGAATGCCGCCGCGCTTGGCGAGCGGCCGGCGGACGGCATCCGTCTCCCGGCCGACCGCATCCGCCTCGTGCATCTCTCGGACGCACCCGCCGGGCAGTGGCGACACGATCCCGTCGGCACCGGGGCGATCGACTTCGCGGAGATCCATGGCGCGCTGGGTGACATTGGCTACAAGAACGGTGTCGTGCTTGAGGCAATCAGCGACGACACGCTGAACGACCTAGTTGCGTCACGACAGCGTCTCGCCGAATTCGGCTGGAAATTCGGGGCTGGCTGA
- a CDS encoding fatty-acyl-CoA synthase (product_source=KO:K00666; cath_funfam=2.30.38.10,3.30.300.30,3.40.50.980; cog=COG0318; ko=KO:K00666; pfam=PF00501,PF13193; smart=SM00894; superfamily=56801): MASAELSYVIGATESPLLEVTIGGALRDAAARYGANDAVVSIFQGQRLTYKELDRDADRVAGALLAIGVQKGDRIAIWSANKIEWLVVHHGAVRVGAVVVTVNPALRQEEARHVLADSGARLVFAARAFRGYSFVGALENIRSELSDLEEIIYFDFDESGSNWFEFLNRSPQNRRRLEAAEDAVSPDDPCSLQYTSGTTGRPKGALLTHRNILNNGHFVGERQKLTSSDRICLPVPFFHCFGLVLGALAAMTHGSAIVLPGESFDPETTFDAIRRERCTSFYGVPTMYISLLTHEAVHKADFSTLRTGCMGGAPCPIETMRQAVERMNMREVTVTYGMTETSPISFQTLPDDSNEQRVTTVGTVHPHIEAKIIDPKTGQTVERGVSGELCIRGYSVMQGYWRNPESTSEAIDKDGWMHSGDLAAMTSDGYLQIVGRSKNTIIRGGENIYPREIEEFLLTMSEIAEAYVFGLPDLKYGEEVCSWIKLKPGANMTAEQLRERCKGRIATFKIPRYIRLVDAFPTTASGKVQYFKMREAELELARSATGPDPIAC; encoded by the coding sequence ATGGCGAGCGCCGAACTTTCGTATGTCATAGGGGCCACAGAGTCCCCGCTTCTTGAGGTTACCATCGGAGGGGCCTTGCGCGATGCTGCCGCTCGATACGGTGCGAACGATGCTGTCGTAAGCATCTTCCAGGGCCAACGATTGACCTACAAGGAATTGGATCGCGATGCAGATCGGGTGGCCGGAGCTCTGCTCGCGATAGGAGTCCAGAAGGGAGATCGAATCGCGATCTGGTCGGCGAACAAGATCGAGTGGCTGGTCGTGCATCATGGGGCAGTGCGCGTTGGCGCAGTCGTTGTGACGGTCAACCCTGCTCTAAGGCAAGAAGAAGCACGGCACGTTTTGGCCGATTCAGGGGCTAGGCTCGTTTTTGCCGCGCGTGCGTTTCGTGGCTATTCGTTCGTGGGCGCGCTCGAGAACATTCGCTCCGAACTTTCCGATCTCGAAGAAATCATCTACTTCGATTTTGACGAGTCCGGCTCGAACTGGTTCGAATTCCTGAACCGCTCGCCACAAAACAGAAGACGGCTCGAGGCGGCCGAGGACGCGGTCTCTCCTGACGATCCCTGCAGTCTTCAGTATACCTCGGGGACGACCGGACGTCCGAAAGGTGCGCTGTTGACGCACCGAAATATCCTCAACAACGGACATTTCGTCGGTGAGCGGCAAAAGCTGACGAGCTCTGATCGCATATGCCTGCCTGTTCCGTTCTTTCACTGCTTCGGTCTCGTTCTCGGGGCGCTTGCCGCAATGACCCATGGCAGCGCAATCGTGCTGCCTGGGGAAAGCTTCGATCCGGAGACGACGTTCGATGCGATCCGGCGCGAACGCTGCACGTCTTTCTACGGCGTTCCGACAATGTACATCTCGTTGCTCACGCATGAAGCGGTTCACAAAGCCGATTTTTCTACTCTCAGGACTGGCTGCATGGGTGGCGCGCCCTGCCCGATCGAAACGATGCGTCAAGCGGTCGAACGCATGAACATGCGCGAAGTCACGGTGACCTACGGCATGACGGAGACGTCTCCAATATCTTTCCAAACGCTTCCCGACGATAGCAATGAACAGCGAGTTACCACCGTCGGAACGGTCCACCCTCACATCGAAGCCAAGATCATCGACCCTAAGACCGGCCAAACGGTCGAGCGCGGTGTCAGTGGCGAACTCTGCATCAGGGGCTATTCGGTTATGCAGGGCTATTGGCGGAACCCGGAAAGCACCAGCGAAGCCATCGACAAGGACGGCTGGATGCATTCGGGCGATTTAGCAGCGATGACTTCCGACGGTTATCTACAGATCGTCGGAAGAAGCAAGAACACGATAATTCGCGGCGGAGAGAACATCTATCCTCGCGAGATCGAAGAATTTCTCCTTACAATGTCCGAAATTGCCGAGGCCTATGTATTCGGGCTTCCAGACTTGAAGTACGGCGAGGAAGTTTGTTCTTGGATCAAATTGAAGCCCGGCGCGAATATGACAGCCGAGCAACTGAGAGAGAGATGTAAAGGCAGGATCGCGACGTTCAAGATTCCGCGATATATCCGACTTGTTGACGCATTTCCGACGACAGCCAGCGGCAAAGTGCAGTATTTCAAGATGCGAGAAGCTGAGCTCGAATTGGCGCGCTCGGCAACGGGGCCCGATCCGATTGCCTGCTAA